One Bradyrhizobium sp. ISRA464 genomic window carries:
- a CDS encoding TetR/AcrR family transcriptional regulator, giving the protein MTKTAEPSAERPVRAADRIRASASELFYREGIRAVGVDEVVERAGVTKPSLYRSFASKDELAAAYMRDYDLDFWEKFENPGGKSYSDAREHVLAYIRILSTRAVRKGYRGCGLSNATVEYPARDNPARQVAEAHKKVFRKRLRELAASMGARHPAVLGDALLLLIEGIYSTGQQSEDGPAQSAVTVAKLLIDASVVPEDY; this is encoded by the coding sequence ATGACCAAGACCGCCGAACCATCTGCGGAGCGCCCCGTGCGCGCCGCCGACCGGATCCGCGCCTCCGCGAGCGAACTGTTCTATCGCGAGGGCATTCGCGCCGTCGGCGTCGATGAGGTGGTCGAGCGGGCCGGCGTCACCAAGCCGAGCCTCTATCGCAGCTTCGCCTCCAAGGACGAGCTCGCGGCCGCCTATATGCGCGACTACGACCTGGATTTCTGGGAGAAGTTCGAAAATCCCGGCGGGAAATCTTACAGCGATGCGCGCGAGCACGTGCTCGCCTATATTCGTATCCTCTCCACGCGCGCCGTGCGCAAGGGCTATCGCGGCTGCGGCCTCAGCAACGCGACGGTCGAATATCCGGCGCGCGACAATCCCGCGCGGCAGGTCGCCGAAGCGCACAAGAAGGTCTTTCGCAAGCGCCTGCGCGAGCTCGCAGCCAGCATGGGCGCGCGTCACCCCGCCGTGCTCGGCGACGCCCTGCTGCTGCTCATCGAAGGCATCTACAGCACGGGCCAGCAATCGGAAGATGGCCCGGCGCAGTCGGCGGTCACGGTGGCGAAGCTGCTGATCGATGCGAGCGTGGTCCCTGAAGATTACTGA
- a CDS encoding DUF2971 domain-containing protein — MPSEATFFATISAHGDGCADVIFVHGLTGDPVDTWSSDGVTEQEGPYWPRWLVTDLPHLNFYTLGFPASLFAQWAKKEMNLFQRAKNVLELLAAYGFGSRPIVFVCHSLGGLLVKQILRTAKESTEDAWHIYCSNYKAMNDPMEGYYLAAFSADRHRYAASLMQEKKRGRGLACFSETHDNDLLWAHYASNWSGICIEYDYSELSASIRELEAANLFPVIYSSDLITIDDRDLIDAEEAVDRILRQKKQCWSYEREWRLLANLGPNMIGPLTITRIFLGSRIAKDHKRQLMQNVADAGMTTEFMQMNVSGYDQEWILTDEIPTD; from the coding sequence TTGCCTTCTGAAGCAACCTTTTTTGCAACCATTTCTGCGCACGGCGACGGATGCGCGGATGTGATTTTCGTTCACGGCTTGACTGGCGATCCGGTCGACACTTGGTCATCCGACGGAGTAACCGAGCAGGAAGGCCCATATTGGCCCAGATGGCTGGTCACCGATCTGCCGCATCTGAATTTTTATACCTTGGGTTTTCCCGCGAGCCTCTTTGCGCAGTGGGCCAAAAAGGAAATGAACCTCTTCCAGCGCGCGAAGAACGTACTTGAGCTGTTGGCAGCGTACGGTTTTGGATCTCGCCCAATCGTCTTCGTTTGCCATAGCTTGGGTGGTTTGCTCGTAAAGCAAATCCTCAGGACTGCAAAAGAATCCACTGAAGATGCTTGGCATATTTACTGTTCGAACTACAAAGCCATGAATGATCCGATGGAAGGATACTACTTGGCTGCCTTCTCTGCCGACCGTCACCGCTATGCCGCGAGCCTCATGCAGGAGAAGAAGCGGGGTCGTGGTTTGGCCTGCTTCAGCGAGACCCACGATAATGACCTTCTATGGGCGCACTACGCCAGCAATTGGAGCGGTATCTGCATCGAGTACGACTATTCCGAACTAAGCGCTTCGATCCGAGAACTTGAGGCCGCCAATCTTTTCCCCGTTATCTATTCGAGCGATTTGATAACGATAGATGACCGTGATTTGATTGATGCCGAGGAGGCGGTTGATAGGATACTCAGGCAGAAGAAGCAGTGCTGGTCTTACGAAAGGGAGTGGCGCCTGTTGGCGAATTTGGGTCCGAACATGATCGGTCCATTGACGATCACGAGGATATTCTTGGGATCGAGGATAGCAAAAGATCACAAGCGACAACTGATGCAAAACGTAGCCGACGCGGGCATGACGACTGAATTCATGCAGATGAACGTTTCCGGCTACGATCAGGAATGGATTCTAACAGACGAGATCCCGACAGACTAG
- a CDS encoding HGGxSTG domain-containing protein — protein MSDHIRNTGPMLASPRCGAKTRCGGACRSPAVHGKTRCRMHGGAKGSGAPRANQNARKHGLFSRDAIAERREIRALLGEARKMLEGIK, from the coding sequence ATGAGCGATCACATCAGAAACACCGGCCCGATGCTGGCGAGCCCGCGCTGTGGCGCGAAAACCCGTTGCGGCGGCGCCTGCCGTTCGCCGGCGGTGCACGGCAAGACGCGCTGCCGCATGCACGGCGGCGCAAAGGGATCCGGCGCACCAAGGGCAAACCAGAACGCGCGCAAGCACGGCCTATTCAGCAGGGATGCGATCGCCGAGCGAAGGGAGATACGGGCGTTGTTGGGGGAGGCGCGGAAGATGCTGGAGGGGATCAAGTGA